CGCCATTTTACGATCATAAAATGGTTGAAAAAAAGTGGCAAGGGGTTTGGGAAAGAGAGAGGTTGTATTCTCCTGATATTAAAAAATTAAAGAAGAAAGATAAATTCTACGACGGTAAGACGAAAACTTCGAAGAAGTTTTACAACCTTTGGATGTTTCCATATCCATCAGCAGAAGGTCTTCATGCGGGTCATGCCTTCGCTTCAACTGGAAGTGATGTAATTGGTAGGTTTATGAGAATGAATGGTAGGACTGTTTTTCAACCAATTGGCTATGACAGTTTTGGAATACATTCTGAAAACTATGCAATTAAAATAAACGAGAATCCCAAAGAAGTTGTAAAAAGAACCACTAAAAACTATGAAAAACAAATGAGATCTTTAGGTCATGGATATGATTGGTCTAGGACAGTGACCACTTCTGATGTTGATTACTATAGATGGACACAGTGGCTGTTTATCAAAATGTGGGAAAAGGGTTTGGCTTACAGAAAAAAGGCAGAAGTAAATTTTTGCCCATCTTGCAAAACTGTTTTGGCTGATGAGCAGGTAATGACTCCAAAACAGGCAGGCAAAGAACCAAAAGATGGCCAAGGTAACATTGTTACTGAAACTGAGGATATGAAAGTCTGTGAGAGATGTGGAACAGTTGCAGAAAAGAAAAGCTTGGATCAATGGTTTTTCAAAATTACTGACTATGCAGATAGATTACTTGAAGGATTAGACAAAATAGATTGGAGTAGTAGGGTAAAAGTTGCACAAAAGGAATGGATAGGAAAGTCTCAAGGGAGGTTGATTGAATTTGAAGTAGTCGGCTCAAAAGATAAACTAAAGGTATTTACCACAAGACCAGATACTTTAAATGCTGTTACTTTTTTGGCAACTTCCAAGTTATATAAAGAGGGTAGTAAAGAAAAAATTGGTCAATTCTCAGGTCAATACGCTGTTAGCCCACTTGATGGTAGAAAAATTCCAATTTGGGATACTAACTATGTGGCTCCAAACTACGGGACAGGGGTAGTAATGGGCGTACCTGCACACGACGAACGTGATATGGATTTTGCTACTAAGTATTCTATTGATATATTAAACAAAGAACCGGAAGAAAACAAAATTGGCCAAAGAAATACAAGTTATCATTTAAGAGATTGGCTGGTAAGTCGTCAAAGATATTGGGGAGCTCCTATACCAATGGTTGATTGTCCTAAGTGTGGTTGGGTTAGCGTTCCAGAAAAAGAATTGCCTGTAGAGCTACCAAATATTACTGATTTTAAACCAGAAGGAAATGGTAGGGGACCTTTGGCAAATCATAGCGAATTTTTTGAGGTTAAATGTCCAAAGTGTGGTGGTGAAGCAAAACGAGAAACTGATGTTATGGACACCTTTGTTGATAGTAGTTGGTATTTTTTGAGATATCCTTCTATTGGGCTAGAAAATGATAGTAAGATTCCTTTTGATAGTGTTATTTCAAAGAAAATGTTGCCCGTTGACCTATATTTTGGTGGAGCAGAACATTCTGTACTTCATTTAATGTATGCAAGATTTGTGAATATGGTTATGTATGATTTGGGTCTAATTGATCATGAAGAGCCATTTCCTAAATTTTTTGCTCATGGATTAATGATTAAAGATGGAGCCAAGATGAGTAAATCTAGGGGGAATGTGGTCAACCCTGATATCTATGTAGAAAAGTACGGTGCAGATGTTTTAAGGCTATATGTTATGTTTTTAGGTCAAATGGATGGTTATCCTGACTTTAGAGATAGTGGTATTGAAGGTATGAACAGATTCATTAAAAGAGTTGTTGGTCTTTTTGAAAGTGATAAAAAACCAAGTAAGGATGATTTGGAGAAGGTTTGTTTCAAAACACACCAAGTAATCAAAAAAGTAACAGATGATATAAGCGAATTTAAATATAATACATCCATTGCAGCTATTATGGAGCTTGTAAACACAATCTCAGAATTAGGTGCAGACAGAAAAATATTAAAAAATTTAGTTTTGCTTTTAGCTCCATTTGCCCCGCACGTTACTGAGGAATTATGGCAGACTGAGTTAAAACAAAAAGGCTCTATTCACACATCAAGCTGGCCTAAATATGATGAGAAGTATTTGAAACTTAAAGAAGTTGTAATTGCTGTGCAAATCAACGGTAAATTAAGATCGACAATTGAAGTTGAAGCTAGTTTAGAGCAAAGTAAAATTATAGGGCTTGCAAAAAAAGACCCGAAAGTAGCAAAATGGTTAAAGAGTGGAACAATTAAGAAAGAGATATATATACCTGAAAGACTTGTTAACTTCGTTATTTGATCAAAATTCATTAGTATTACTACTAATTGGACTTATCTTAATCGGTTTTGGGGTGCTTCTATTTAAAACTAACATACTCACTCAATCTGACAAGGTTGAGGTCTTAAATAGTGTTACAGAGAACCAAGAGGGCAATCAAGAAATAGTTGTGGAAATTTCTGGAAGTGTAGAAAAACCAGGTGTTTATAAAATGAAAGTTGGGGATAGGGTTGATGACTTACTAATAATTTCTGGTGGACTTTCAGTAAATGCTGACAGAGATTGGGTCGTCAAAAAAATTAACAGGGCATCTAAACTAATTGATGGGCAAAAGATTTACATATATCAGTTAGGAGAGGTGAGTGCCAAAGAAACTGAGGGTGTCAAAGTAGATCAGGGGGTTTTAGGTGATAGCAATGGTAACTTGGTAAACATTAACACTGCAAGTCAAAAAGAGCTGGATAGTCTTAGTGGAATTGGCCCTGTTTACGCCCAAAACATCATTGAACACAGACCTTACTCAACCTTGGAAGAGTTGGTGTCAAAAGGTGCAATTGGTAAATCAGTTTTTGAAAAAATCAAAAATAGTATTAGTTTATAATTTTTGTTTTTTTGCTATAAAAATCAAAAATGATATTTCATTATATTAGTTTTTTAGTTGTTGTTTTTCTGATATTTATTCGCTATCACTCAACGCTTCCTAATTTTAAAAATGGAGACGAAGTTAGAATAACCACTAAGGTTTTGACAGAACCAATCCAGTATTCAACAGCTCAGTATCTTAAACTGTCAGATCTTAAAACTTACTTGCCCAAATATCCAGTAGTTACCTATGGTGACACTGTTGTTGTCGTTGGGACAGTTGATGGGGACAAGCTAAGTAACCCAATAATTGAAAAACTAGAAACACAAAACAGGGGTTTTTTATTAGATTTTAGATTTAAACTAATTTCTTTTTACAAATCTTCATTACCAGAGCCTTTAAGTAGTTTGGTAGCAGGAACTGTAATAGGTTCAAAAAATATGCCAGAAAGTTTTTGGCAGAAACTAAAAGACACGGGAACTGCCCATGTAGTTGTTGCTTCAGGCACAAATGTCACCATGACGGCAAGTTTTTTGATTGGACTACTAACCATTTTCTTTGTTAGAAGGACCGCAATTTGGCTTACATTAGTTGGAATTTTTGGTTATGTTGTCATTTCTGGCTTTGATGCCCCGATTGTTAGGGCAGGAATAATGGGATCAATACTATTGTTGGGTCAAGGTGGGGGAAGATTAGTAAATACTTGGAGGATTTTAATATACTCAGCTCTCATAATGTTACTGTTTAAGCCATCTTGGCTAACTGATCTTGGTTTCATACTGTCATTTGTGGCTACTATGTCTTTAATGCTCTTTCAAAAAACAATTGACCTA
This bacterium DNA region includes the following protein-coding sequences:
- a CDS encoding class I tRNA ligase family protein — protein: MTNVYNHREVSKASPFYDHKMVEKKWQGVWERERLYSPDIKKLKKKDKFYDGKTKTSKKFYNLWMFPYPSAEGLHAGHAFASTGSDVIGRFMRMNGRTVFQPIGYDSFGIHSENYAIKINENPKEVVKRTTKNYEKQMRSLGHGYDWSRTVTTSDVDYYRWTQWLFIKMWEKGLAYRKKAEVNFCPSCKTVLADEQVMTPKQAGKEPKDGQGNIVTETEDMKVCERCGTVAEKKSLDQWFFKITDYADRLLEGLDKIDWSSRVKVAQKEWIGKSQGRLIEFEVVGSKDKLKVFTTRPDTLNAVTFLATSKLYKEGSKEKIGQFSGQYAVSPLDGRKIPIWDTNYVAPNYGTGVVMGVPAHDERDMDFATKYSIDILNKEPEENKIGQRNTSYHLRDWLVSRQRYWGAPIPMVDCPKCGWVSVPEKELPVELPNITDFKPEGNGRGPLANHSEFFEVKCPKCGGEAKRETDVMDTFVDSSWYFLRYPSIGLENDSKIPFDSVISKKMLPVDLYFGGAEHSVLHLMYARFVNMVMYDLGLIDHEEPFPKFFAHGLMIKDGAKMSKSRGNVVNPDIYVEKYGADVLRLYVMFLGQMDGYPDFRDSGIEGMNRFIKRVVGLFESDKKPSKDDLEKVCFKTHQVIKKVTDDISEFKYNTSIAAIMELVNTISELGADRKILKNLVLLLAPFAPHVTEELWQTELKQKGSIHTSSWPKYDEKYLKLKEVVIAVQINGKLRSTIEVEASLEQSKIIGLAKKDPKVAKWLKSGTIKKEIYIPERLVNFVI
- a CDS encoding helix-hairpin-helix domain-containing protein produces the protein MEQLRKRYIYLKDLLTSLFDQNSLVLLLIGLILIGFGVLLFKTNILTQSDKVEVLNSVTENQEGNQEIVVEISGSVEKPGVYKMKVGDRVDDLLIISGGLSVNADRDWVVKKINRASKLIDGQKIYIYQLGEVSAKETEGVKVDQGVLGDSNGNLVNINTASQKELDSLSGIGPVYAQNIIEHRPYSTLEELVSKGAIGKSVFEKIKNSISL
- a CDS encoding ComEC/Rec2 family competence protein; the encoded protein is MIFHYISFLVVVFLIFIRYHSTLPNFKNGDEVRITTKVLTEPIQYSTAQYLKLSDLKTYLPKYPVVTYGDTVVVVGTVDGDKLSNPIIEKLETQNRGFLLDFRFKLISFYKSSLPEPLSSLVAGTVIGSKNMPESFWQKLKDTGTAHVVVASGTNVTMTASFLIGLLTIFFVRRTAIWLTLVGIFGYVVISGFDAPIVRAGIMGSILLLGQGGGRLVNTWRILIYSALIMLLFKPSWLTDLGFILSFVATMSLMLFQKTIDLKLRSIPAFFREGLSTSLAAQIGVAPIIFVTFGQFNILSPIINALILWTIPYIMVGGAIAGVLGLVIPLVGRLILFVIFPLLWYFEKVVSMF